The Nerophis ophidion isolate RoL-2023_Sa linkage group LG07, RoL_Noph_v1.0, whole genome shotgun sequence genome contains a region encoding:
- the tmem119a gene encoding transmembrane protein 119, with protein MTSRLVLHVTLLSLWCTLAQCAPMFYNVSMDGSGDDGLEFLFPKSFSTRAPVEVSAAPTQPPSLTNTITTTMIRLKDFVLSRVVDFLQQNLLIIVVVTSLLIVLVFIICCASAMSQKRKLEAYKPASPPPRTNAADKSAGRKGSHESQERPYAVDHVKRVQIQSRASPKNERTPSKALVGEKGREGKSSPRQEVRKVREVEEVEKRREEPKQKEQTRYREEAQHTSSQPACTCHLKKAHH; from the coding sequence ATGACATCCCGCTTGGTTCTGCATGTGACCCTGCTGTCGCTGTGGTGCACCCTGGCCCAGTGTGCTCCCATGTTCTACAACGTGTCCATGGACGGGAGCGGCGACGACGGGCTGGAGTTCCTCTTCCCCAAGTCCTTCTCCACCCGCGCTCCTGTGGAGGTCAGCGCCGCCCCCACCCAGCCGCCCTCCCTCACCaacaccatcaccaccaccatgaTCCGCCTGAAGGACTTCGTCCTGAGCCGAGTGGTGGACTTCCTGCAGCAGAATCTCCTGATCATCGTCGTGGTCACCTCCCTCCTCATCGTCTTGGTCTTCATCATCTGCTGCGCCTCCGCCATGAGTCAGAAGCGCAAGCTGGAGGCCTACAAGCCCGCCTCGCCCCCTCCTCGGACGAACGCAGCGGATAAAAGCGCCGGACGTAAGGGTTCCCACGAGTCCCAGGAGAGGCCGTACGCCGTGGACCACGTCAAACGGGTCCAGATACAAAGCAGGGCGTCGCCGAAGAACGAGCGCACACCCTCCAAGGCTCTGGTGGGAGAGAAGGGAAGAGAGGGGAAGTCATCGCCCCGCCAGGAGGTGAGGAAGGTCAGGGAGGTGGAGGAGGTGGAGAAGCGGCGGGAGGAGCCCAAGCAAAAAGAGCAGACGAGGTACAGGGAGGAGGCGCAGCACACCTCCAGTCAGCCTGCCTGCACCTGCCACCTGAAGAAAGCCCACCACTAG